The sequence ATGGGCGAATGACGGGAATTGAACCCGCGCATGGTGGATTCACAATCCACTGCCTTGATCCACTTGGCTACATCCGCCCCTAATACTCTATTTACAAATTACCAAGATTTGAATTTCTAACATTTAACATTCAATTTGACCTTTTTTATTTTTTATAAGTCTTATAAGAAAGAAATACAAAAGTAAAAAAAAAAAGAAAATTTATTTTAGGAGCAATGCCAACCCTCTTGATAGAACAAGAAATTGGCGATTGCTCCTTTTTTTTTTTCAAAAGCTCGTACACACTAAGAAAAAAGCCTTATCCATTTACAAAAGTCTTATCCATTTGTAGATGGAACTTCGACAGCAGCTAGGTCTAGAGGGAAATTATGAGCATTACGTTCATGCATAACTTCCATACCAAGGTTAGCACGGTTAATAATATCAGCCCAGGTATTAATTACACGACCTTGACTATCAACTACAGATTGGTTGAAATTGAAACCATTTAGATTGAAAGCCATAGTGCTAATACCTAAAGCAGTGAACCAGATACCTACTACAGGCCAAGCAGCTAAGAAGAAATGTAAAGAACGAGAGTTGTTAAAACTAGCATATTGGAAGATCAATCGGCCAAAATAACCATGAGCGGCTACGATATTATAAGTTTCTTCCTCTTGACCAAATCTGTAACCTTCATTAGCAGATTCATTTTCTGTGGTTTCCCTGATCAAACTAGAGGTTACCAAAGAACCATGCATAGCACTGAATAGGGAGCCGCCGAATACACCAGCTACGCCTAACATGTGAAATGGGTGCATAAGGATGTTGTGCTCAGCCTGGAATACAATCATAAAGTTAAAAGTACCAGAGATTCCTAGAGGCATCCCATCCGAAAAACTTCCTTGACCGATTGGATAAATCAAGAAAACAGCAGTAGCCGCCGCAACAGGAGCTGAATATGCAACAGCAATCCAAGGACGCATACCCAGACGGAAACTAAGTTCCCACTCACGCCCCATGTAACAAGCTACACCAAGTAAGAAGTGTAGAACAATTAGCTCATAAGGACCGCCGTTGTATAACCATTCATCAACGGATGCCGCTTCCCATATTGGGTAAAAGTGCAACCCTATAGCCGCAGAAGTAGGAATAATGGCACCAGAAATGATATTGTTTCCATAAAGTAGAGATCCAGAAACAGGTTCACGAATACCATCAATGTCTACTGGAGGGGCAGCAATGAAAGCGATAATAAATACAGAAGTTGCGGTCAATAAAGTAGGAATCATCAAAACACCAAACCATCCAATATAAAGACGGTTTTCAGTGCTGGTTATCCAATTACAGAAGCGACCCCAAAGGCTTTCGCTTTCGCGTCTCTCTAAAATTGCAGTCATGGTAAAATCTTGGTTTATTTAATCATCAGGGACTCCCAAGCACACGAATTCTCTATAAATAGAAATAGATAATTGAGGGCTTGTTATTCAACAGTATAACATGACTTCTATACCCATGTCAACCAATATCAACATCTATGAATATATCTTTATGATCTTATCTATTTAGATTCATCAGCATTTTTTTGAATGAATGAAATTGAAGTGAGTTAAAAATTAGAATTCAGATTTCTATTTCTATGGATAGAAATAGCATATAGAATTTCATATGATTTCAATATACTAGTTATAATGGTTATAATGGGTTGCCCGGGACTCGAACCCGGAACTAGTCGGATGGAGTAGAGAATTTCTTTGTTAAAAAATAGTTTAAAAACCCTCCCCAAACCGTGCTTGCATTTTTCATTGCACACGGCTTTCCCTATGTATACATCTAAAACTCAGTTCCCTCCCCAGACGGAACCCCTATGAAAGATAAATACTCATTTACTCAATCTTTACTCGTATATTGCATGAGCATTTCATAATGGAAATGGATGATTTCTTTTGTTATCCCTATTTAGTTTAGGGATATTTTCGATTTCCATGTTTTCATAACCAATTA is a genomic window of Populus trichocarpa chloroplast, complete genome containing:
- the psbA gene encoding photosystem II protein D1 (PSII 32 kDa protein; photosystem II 32 kDa protein) produces the protein MTAILERRESESLWGRFCNWITSTENRLYIGWFGVLMIPTLLTATSVFIIAFIAAPPVDIDGIREPVSGSLLYGNNIISGAIIPTSAAIGLHFYPIWEAASVDEWLYNGGPYELIVLHFLLGVACYMGREWELSFRLGMRPWIAVAYSAPVAAATAVFLIYPIGQGSFSDGMPLGISGTFNFMIVFQAEHNILMHPFHMLGVAGVFGGSLFSAMHGSLVTSSLIRETTENESANEGYRFGQEEETYNIVAAHGYFGRLIFQYASFNNSRSLHFFLAAWPVVGIWFTALGISTMAFNLNGFNFNQSVVDSQGRVINTWADIINRANLGMEVMHERNAHNFPLDLAAVEVPSTNG